From the Cohaesibacter sp. ES.047 genome, one window contains:
- a CDS encoding 50S ribosomal protein L23: protein MTTLRHYDIIRSPVITEKATIQSEQDKVVFNVSKDATKTEIKAAVEALFSVKVKSVNTLLRKGKVKRFKGIVGKQVDVKKAIVTLEEGQSIDVTTGL, encoded by the coding sequence ATGACCACCCTTCGTCATTACGATATCATCCGCAGCCCGGTGATCACCGAGAAAGCCACCATTCAGTCCGAACAGGACAAGGTTGTTTTCAACGTATCCAAGGATGCGACCAAAACAGAAATCAAGGCCGCCGTTGAGGCCCTGTTTTCCGTCAAAGTCAAAAGCGTGAATACTCTGCTCCGCAAGGGCAAGGTTAAACGCTTCAAAGGCATTGTCGGCAAACAGGTTGATGTCAAAAAAGCGATTGTTACCCTCGAAGAGGGCCAATCCATTGACGTCACGACTGGTCTTTAA
- the rplD gene encoding 50S ribosomal protein L4, protein MELKIKTLDGKAAGSIDVSDDVFGLEPRADIIARMVRYQQLKKMAGTHKTKTRAEITGTTKKYLRQKGSGGARHGNKKVPQFRGGGRAFGPVLRDHGVELPKKIRALALKHALSTKAKNDNLIILDDAKAEAPKTAAVKKQFSGLGIENALIISGKEVDENFAKAARNIVGIDVLPVQGINVVDVLRRNTLVLTKAAVDALEERFK, encoded by the coding sequence ATGGAACTCAAGATCAAAACCCTCGATGGCAAAGCTGCCGGTTCTATCGACGTTTCTGACGATGTGTTCGGTCTCGAGCCGCGCGCGGACATTATTGCCCGCATGGTTCGCTACCAGCAGTTGAAGAAAATGGCAGGCACACACAAGACCAAAACCCGTGCGGAAATCACGGGCACAACCAAGAAATACCTTCGTCAGAAGGGTTCTGGTGGCGCCCGTCACGGCAACAAGAAAGTTCCGCAGTTCCGTGGTGGTGGTCGTGCGTTCGGTCCGGTCCTTCGGGATCACGGCGTCGAGTTGCCAAAGAAAATTCGTGCGCTTGCGCTCAAACATGCCCTGTCGACCAAAGCCAAGAATGACAATCTGATCATTCTGGACGATGCGAAAGCAGAGGCACCAAAGACCGCAGCCGTGAAGAAACAGTTCTCCGGTCTGGGCATCGAAAATGCACTCATTATTTCCGGCAAGGAAGTTGATGAGAATTTCGCAAAAGCTGCCCGCAATATCGTTGGTATCGATGTGTTGCCGGTTCAGGGGATCAACGTTGTTGATGTTCTGCGTCGCAATACTCTGGTGCTAACCAAGGCCGCAGTCGATGCTCTGGAGGAACGGTTCAAATGA
- the rplC gene encoding 50S ribosomal protein L3 — protein MRSGVIAQKLGMTRIYTEDGEHVPVTVLKIENCQVVAQRTVQKNGYTALQLGVGKAKVKNVTQPMRGHFAVAKVEPKRKVAEFRVSEDNLIEIGAELTADHYVAGQHVDVVGTSIGKGFAGAMKRHNFGGGRETHGNSLSHRAHGSTGQCQDPGKVFKGKKMAGHMGSTRVTTQNLKVVKTDADRGLVLVQGAVPGSKGGWILIKDAVKRARPAEAPLPGAIRAAAAAAEAPAAEAPAEGGE, from the coding sequence ATGCGTTCTGGTGTGATCGCACAGAAGTTGGGAATGACCCGAATTTATACCGAGGACGGCGAGCACGTTCCGGTGACAGTTCTCAAAATCGAGAACTGTCAGGTAGTCGCCCAGCGAACTGTACAGAAAAACGGCTATACCGCACTTCAGTTGGGTGTAGGTAAAGCCAAAGTCAAAAATGTAACTCAGCCAATGCGCGGCCACTTCGCCGTTGCAAAGGTCGAACCGAAACGGAAAGTTGCAGAGTTTCGTGTCAGCGAAGACAATCTCATCGAGATTGGTGCCGAGTTGACTGCGGATCACTATGTAGCTGGACAGCATGTGGATGTTGTTGGTACGTCAATTGGTAAGGGCTTTGCCGGCGCCATGAAACGCCACAACTTCGGTGGTGGTCGTGAAACGCACGGCAACTCCCTTTCCCACCGTGCGCATGGTTCGACGGGTCAGTGTCAGGATCCAGGCAAGGTCTTTAAAGGCAAGAAGATGGCAGGTCACATGGGGTCTACCCGCGTAACCACGCAGAATCTGAAAGTCGTCAAGACCGATGCCGATCGTGGTCTGGTGCTGGTTCAGGGTGCTGTTCCCGGTTCCAAAGGCGGCTGGATCCTTATCAAGGATGCCGTCAAAAGAGCACGTCCGGCAGAAGCTCCGCTTCCTGGTGCAATCCGAGCTGCTGCTGCAGCCGCGGAAGCTCCTGCAGCTGAAGCTCCAGCTGAGGGGGGGGAATAA
- the rpsJ gene encoding 30S ribosomal protein S10 — translation MNGQNIRIRLKAFDHRILDTSAKEIVSTAKRTGANVRGPVPLPTHIEKFTVNRSPHVNKKSREQFEIRTHKRLLDIIDPTPQTVDALMKLDLAAGVDVEIKL, via the coding sequence ATGAACGGTCAGAATATTCGAATTCGCCTTAAGGCATTCGACCATCGCATTCTCGATACGTCGGCGAAGGAAATTGTTTCCACGGCTAAGCGCACAGGCGCTAATGTTCGTGGTCCGGTTCCCCTTCCGACCCACATTGAGAAGTTCACTGTCAACCGTTCGCCGCATGTCAACAAGAAAAGCCGTGAGCAGTTCGAGATCCGTACGCACAAGCGTCTCCTCGATATCATCGATCCGACCCCTCAGACGGTCGATGCCCTCATGAAGCTTGACCTTGCGGCCGGTGTGGACGTTGAAATTAAGCTCTAA
- the tuf gene encoding elongation factor Tu, translating to MAKEKFERNKPHVNIGTIGHVDHGKTTLTAAITMTLAETGGATAKAYDEIDGAPEEKARGITISTAHVEYETENRHYAHVDCPGHADYVKNMITGAAQMDGAILVCSAADGPMPQTREHILLARQVGVPALVVYLNKVDQVDDEELLELVEMEVRELLDSYEFPGDDIPIVKGSALAAVENRDPEIGRNSITELMAAVDDYIPTPERPVDLPFLLPIEDVFSISGRGTVVTGRVERGKVHVGDEIEIVGIKDTQKTTCTGVEMFRKLLDSGEAGDNVGVLLRGTKREDVERGQVLCKPGSVNPHTKFKAEAYILTKEEGGRHTPFFTNYRPQFYFRTTDVTGVVTLDEGVEMVMPGDNVNMNVELIVPIAMEEKLRFAIREGGRTVGAGIVGAIVE from the coding sequence ATGGCTAAGGAAAAGTTTGAACGTAACAAGCCGCATGTGAACATCGGCACGATTGGTCACGTTGACCATGGTAAAACTACCCTGACAGCAGCGATCACCATGACCCTTGCGGAAACTGGTGGCGCGACGGCGAAAGCCTATGACGAGATTGATGGTGCGCCTGAAGAAAAAGCACGCGGCATCACGATCTCTACGGCTCACGTTGAGTATGAGACGGAAAACCGTCACTACGCTCACGTCGACTGCCCGGGCCACGCTGACTATGTGAAAAACATGATCACTGGTGCGGCTCAGATGGACGGCGCTATCCTGGTCTGCTCTGCAGCTGATGGCCCGATGCCCCAGACCCGTGAGCACATCCTGCTTGCCCGTCAGGTTGGCGTTCCTGCGCTTGTTGTTTACCTGAACAAAGTTGACCAGGTTGACGATGAAGAGCTTCTCGAGCTTGTTGAAATGGAAGTTCGCGAACTTCTGGACAGCTACGAATTCCCTGGCGATGATATCCCCATCGTTAAAGGCTCTGCTCTTGCTGCCGTTGAAAACCGTGATCCGGAAATCGGCCGTAACTCCATCACTGAGCTGATGGCTGCGGTTGATGACTACATCCCGACCCCGGAACGTCCTGTCGACCTTCCGTTCCTGCTGCCGATCGAAGACGTTTTCTCGATCTCTGGCCGTGGTACGGTTGTTACCGGTCGTGTTGAACGCGGCAAGGTGCATGTTGGTGACGAGATTGAAATCGTCGGCATCAAAGACACTCAGAAAACCACCTGTACCGGTGTTGAAATGTTCCGCAAGCTGCTTGATAGCGGTGAAGCAGGCGACAACGTCGGTGTTCTTCTGCGTGGTACCAAGCGTGAGGACGTTGAGCGCGGTCAGGTTCTTTGTAAGCCGGGTTCAGTTAACCCGCATACCAAGTTCAAGGCAGAAGCCTACATCCTGACGAAAGAAGAAGGTGGTCGTCATACCCCGTTCTTCACCAACTATCGTCCGCAGTTCTATTTCCGCACCACCGACGTGACCGGTGTTGTGACCCTTGATGAGGGCGTGGAAATGGTTATGCCTGGCGATAACGTGAACATGAATGTCGAGCTGATCGTACCGATCGCCATGGAAGAAAAGCTGCGCTTCGCTATTCGCGAAGGTGGCCGTACCGTCGGCGCCGGTATCGTTGGCGCTATCGTCGAATAA
- the fusA gene encoding elongation factor G translates to MARSHKIEDYRNFGIMAHIDAGKTTTTERILFYTGKSHKIGEVHDGAATMDWMAQEQERGITITSAATTCFWREKRLNIIDTPGHVDFTIEVERSLRVLDGAVCALDANAGVEPQTETVWRQADKYAVPRMIFVNKMDKLGADFFRCVQMIKDRLGAVPLCLQLPIGSESEFTGVVDLINMRAIIWLEESLGAKFEYRDIPAELADQAAEYRETLIETVVEADEAAMEAYLEGDEPSNEKIMELIRKGTIANEFVPILCGTAFKNKGVQPLLDAVVDYLPSPIDIESIRGIDAKTEEPIERHADDEEPFSMLAFKIANDPFVGSLTFCRVYSGKLDAGTSVLNTVKEKRERVGRMLQMHSNSREDIKEAFAGDIVAIAGLKDTTTGDTLCDPLNPVILERMEFPDPVIEIAVEPKTKADQEKMGLALNRLAAEDPSFRVKTDEESGQTIMAGMGELHLDILVDRMKREFKVEANIGAPQVAYRETITKEETVDYTHKKQSGGTGQFGRVKIVISPNEVGAGFEFKSSIVGGAIPKEYIPGVEKGIRSVMTAGPLAGFPMVDIKVDLIDGAFHDVDSSVLAFEIASRAGFREGCKKAGPKLLEPMMKVEVVTPEEYMGDIIGDINSRRGQISGTEARGVVTVVTAMVPLANMFGYVNNLRSQSQGRAQYSMVFDHYAQVPQAVADEVQAKYA, encoded by the coding sequence ATGGCACGCAGCCACAAGATTGAGGACTATCGTAACTTCGGCATCATGGCCCACATTGATGCTGGTAAGACGACGACTACTGAGCGTATCCTCTTTTATACCGGAAAAAGCCATAAGATTGGCGAAGTTCATGATGGTGCTGCCACCATGGACTGGATGGCTCAGGAGCAGGAGCGTGGCATTACGATCACGTCTGCCGCAACCACTTGCTTCTGGCGCGAAAAGCGTCTGAACATCATCGATACTCCAGGCCACGTTGACTTCACCATTGAGGTTGAGCGTTCCTTGCGTGTGCTTGATGGCGCTGTTTGTGCCCTTGATGCCAACGCAGGTGTCGAACCGCAGACCGAGACTGTCTGGCGTCAGGCTGACAAATACGCCGTGCCGCGGATGATCTTCGTCAACAAGATGGATAAGCTTGGTGCCGACTTCTTCCGCTGCGTGCAGATGATCAAGGACCGTCTTGGTGCTGTTCCGCTTTGCCTGCAGCTGCCAATCGGTTCCGAGAGCGAATTCACCGGTGTTGTTGATCTGATCAACATGCGCGCCATCATCTGGCTCGAAGAGTCTCTCGGTGCTAAATTTGAGTATCGTGATATTCCTGCTGAGCTTGCTGATCAGGCTGCAGAATACCGTGAAACTCTCATCGAGACCGTTGTGGAAGCTGACGAAGCGGCCATGGAAGCGTATCTGGAAGGTGATGAGCCCTCCAATGAAAAGATCATGGAACTGATCCGTAAGGGCACCATTGCCAACGAATTCGTTCCGATCCTGTGCGGTACTGCTTTCAAGAACAAAGGCGTTCAGCCTTTGCTCGACGCTGTGGTCGACTATCTGCCGAGCCCGATTGATATTGAATCAATCCGTGGTATCGACGCGAAAACCGAAGAGCCGATCGAGCGTCATGCTGATGACGAAGAGCCCTTCTCCATGCTGGCCTTCAAGATTGCAAACGACCCGTTCGTTGGCTCTCTGACTTTCTGCCGCGTCTATTCCGGTAAGCTTGATGCAGGTACCTCTGTTCTCAATACCGTGAAAGAGAAGCGTGAACGTGTTGGCCGTATGCTGCAGATGCATTCGAACTCACGGGAAGACATCAAGGAAGCCTTTGCTGGTGACATCGTTGCTATCGCGGGCCTCAAGGACACCACCACGGGTGACACGCTGTGTGATCCGCTGAACCCGGTTATCCTTGAGCGCATGGAATTCCCTGATCCGGTCATCGAGATCGCTGTTGAGCCCAAAACCAAGGCCGACCAAGAAAAGATGGGCCTTGCGCTCAACCGCTTGGCTGCCGAGGATCCTTCCTTCCGCGTTAAAACGGATGAAGAATCCGGTCAGACCATCATGGCTGGCATGGGTGAGCTGCATCTTGATATTCTCGTTGACCGCATGAAACGCGAATTCAAGGTCGAGGCAAATATCGGTGCGCCGCAGGTTGCTTACCGTGAAACCATCACCAAAGAAGAGACCGTTGACTACACCCATAAGAAACAGTCCGGTGGTACCGGTCAGTTCGGTCGGGTGAAAATCGTCATTAGTCCTAACGAAGTTGGTGCTGGCTTTGAATTCAAGTCCTCTATCGTTGGTGGTGCTATTCCCAAGGAATACATCCCCGGTGTTGAAAAGGGCATTCGGTCCGTCATGACCGCAGGTCCTCTGGCTGGCTTCCCGATGGTGGACATCAAGGTCGATCTTATCGACGGTGCCTTCCATGATGTTGACTCCTCGGTACTGGCCTTCGAGATCGCTTCTCGTGCCGGTTTCCGCGAAGGCTGCAAAAAGGCAGGTCCGAAACTGCTTGAACCGATGATGAAAGTCGAAGTTGTCACTCCAGAAGAATACATGGGCGACATCATCGGCGACATCAACTCCCGCCGCGGTCAGATTTCTGGTACCGAAGCTCGCGGCGTTGTCACCGTTGTCACCGCTATGGTGCCGCTGGCCAATATGTTCGGGTATGTGAACAACCTTCGTTCCCAGTCCCAGGGTCGCGCGCAATATAGCATGGTGTTCGATCACTATGCGCAAGTGCCTCAGGCCGTTGCAGACGAGGTTCAGGCGAAATACGCCTAA
- the rpsG gene encoding 30S ribosomal protein S7, giving the protein MSRRHSAEKRVINPDPKFGDIVVSKFMNSIMLDGKKSVSESIVYGALDAVEGKLKQNPVEVFHTALENVMPAVEVRSRRVGGATYQVPVDVRTERKQALAIRWIITAARNRNERTMVDRLSGELLDAFNNRGSAVKKREDTHRMAEANRAFSHYRW; this is encoded by the coding sequence ATGTCACGTCGCCATAGTGCAGAAAAACGCGTTATCAACCCGGATCCGAAATTCGGTGATATCGTTGTTTCAAAATTCATGAACAGCATCATGCTGGACGGCAAAAAGTCCGTTTCAGAAAGCATCGTTTACGGTGCTCTTGATGCTGTTGAAGGCAAATTGAAGCAGAATCCGGTTGAGGTGTTCCACACCGCTCTGGAAAATGTCATGCCTGCTGTTGAGGTTCGCTCCCGCCGTGTTGGTGGTGCGACCTACCAGGTTCCTGTCGACGTTCGCACAGAACGCAAGCAGGCTCTGGCTATCCGCTGGATCATTACAGCAGCTCGTAATCGCAACGAACGCACCATGGTTGATCGCCTGTCCGGCGAACTTCTCGACGCGTTCAACAATCGCGGTTCTGCAGTCAAAAAACGCGAAGATACGCATCGTATGGCGGAAGCCAACCGTGCATTCTCGCATTATCGCTGGTAA
- the rpsL gene encoding 30S ribosomal protein S12 has translation MPTINQLIRKPRKAPVKRNKVPAMEACPQKRGVCTRVYTTTPKKPNSALRKVAKVRLTNGFEVIGYIPGEGHNLQEHSVVMIRGGRVKDLPGVRYHILRGVLDTQGVKDRKQRRSKYGAKRPK, from the coding sequence ATGCCAACCATTAACCAGCTTATTCGTAAGCCGCGCAAGGCGCCGGTAAAGCGAAATAAAGTTCCGGCCATGGAGGCCTGCCCCCAGAAGCGGGGTGTATGTACGCGCGTCTATACCACTACGCCGAAAAAGCCGAACTCGGCTCTGCGTAAGGTTGCCAAGGTGCGTCTGACCAACGGGTTCGAGGTTATCGGCTACATCCCTGGTGAGGGCCATAACCTGCAGGAACACTCGGTTGTGATGATCCGCGGCGGTCGCGTGAAAGATTTGCCCGGTGTTCGTTATCACATTCTTCGCGGTGTGCTGGATACGCAGGGTGTTAAAGACCGTAAACAGCGCCGTTCTAAATATGGTGCAAAGCGGCCTAAATAA
- a CDS encoding DUF1566 domain-containing protein: MVCLGCVFKASKMRTSCLVLVVGVLTATSSFANCQDASGNGFELKGATAVQDEKGLEWQRCAVGMRWSGGEGTCVGEPQGRGLEEMKLEAKKLGQGWRVPTAEEFDNIYFESCSGPKIDTIVFPGIEASDFGDGAEFWTVTSATLPRMYYYFNITHGYVDAHSAGFSLSGLLVRNHQ; encoded by the coding sequence ATGGTTTGTCTTGGTTGTGTTTTCAAGGCCAGCAAGATGAGAACGTCTTGCCTGGTATTGGTTGTTGGGGTTCTGACGGCTACGTCCTCCTTTGCTAACTGCCAAGATGCAAGCGGCAATGGGTTTGAGCTCAAGGGCGCGACCGCTGTGCAGGACGAGAAGGGCTTGGAGTGGCAACGCTGTGCCGTGGGGATGCGCTGGTCGGGCGGGGAGGGAACCTGTGTTGGTGAACCCCAGGGGCGCGGTTTGGAAGAGATGAAACTTGAGGCGAAGAAACTCGGGCAGGGCTGGCGCGTGCCAACCGCGGAAGAGTTTGACAACATCTACTTTGAGAGCTGTTCCGGCCCCAAGATCGATACGATTGTCTTTCCGGGAATAGAGGCTTCTGATTTTGGAGATGGCGCCGAGTTCTGGACTGTAACCTCGGCCACGCTTCCCCGTATGTATTACTACTTCAACATCACCCATGGCTATGTTGATGCGCACAGTGCGGGATTTTCTCTGTCCGGTTTGCTTGTCAGGAATCACCAGTAA